From the genome of Falco cherrug isolate bFalChe1 chromosome 15, bFalChe1.pri, whole genome shotgun sequence:
TTGATTGTTTAGTGGATCTCCTTTCTGCAGAACAGGGTTTCCAGAAAGTAGTGATGGCTTGTTGTGGcttaactccagctggcaactaagccccacatAACTGCTCACTCGCTCCCCCCATGTCAgaatggggaagagaatcagaagagtaaaagtagAGAAAACCAATGaattgagataaagacagtttaataggtaaagcaaaagccacgcacacaagtaaagcaaaacaaggaattaatttaccacttcccatcagcaatCAGGTGTTCAGTcatccccaggaaggcagggcttcATCACGTGTGACGTCTACTTGAGAAGGCAAACACCATTACTCTGAAtatccccccccttccttctcccccagcttttatATGCTGAGcgtgacatcatatggtatgggatatcccttggGCTGGCTGaggtcagctgtcctagctgtgccccctcccagctccttgtgcacccccagcccactcgctggcagggtggggtgaggagctgaaaaggccttggctctgtgccagccctgctcagcaatagcaAAAACATCCCTGCATTAGTTTTGTAATACCTCTTAAATGGGACCCTCATTCTAATCTGTACGGGAGATGTATTAACTTAAGAATTAGATCCAAATCATTAGTCTCTAGTTGTGTCCTTGGAGACAAAAGATGATGCGGCTCTGTCGTCTTGGCAGTGCTTGTAAAGACACCCTAGAATACAAACCATTTGAAGACACAAAGAACTTTCTAAACATGTCATCAGTTGGATGCATGTCATCTATGTGCCGtggttttttaaacatattaCTCGAACAAACGAGATTCTTTGTTAGCCACATGCGGATTCTTGGCAACTGGTTGCTGCTTATTAGCACTTCAAAGACTTGTATCCAATTCCCCTGGACTCAAAATGTAAAACAAGTGTCATCTAAATTGTCCCATATTGATAATTACCTAGAAAAAGACGTGGTGATGAAATGAAgttcaagagagaaaaaagaaagctaagctcgagaggagagaagagaggcAGATAGATGGAGATGAGAAACATCccccaaagcagcagaaggtaccagctgaagaacagcagTGTCCAGAGAATATGCCTgaatgggaagaaaggaaatccCTGCTAGCTCAGAGAAGAGTGGAGTCTGTCAGACTGCTTACAGTGCTGTTAAACCATGTGAAAGTAAGACTATTTTAAAAcgtattttaaattttgaaggATTTTTATTAGACCTTGAGTAATTCACTAGACATTTGATGTCTTGATGCTGTTCAGAGGAATGCCTTGGTACTGACCAAACACTGAGAAGGCCTCAGGTCTAAGTCTTGTGACAATCTGCTCTGTCTTACCCTGAGAGCAAAGGTAGCACATTTCCACCTGGAAACTTTGCCTTTGATGCTTGTTTGAGGCCTTGTTgttactgaataaaaataggGCTGGAAGGGCTGTATCAGCTCTATTAGACTTGATCCAGCATTGCAAACAAGGAGTTTCAGGGCGGGGACGTAAATGATGCTATCTCTGCTTGTTTTGGTTTCAGGTCTACAAGTGGCAGAATTAAATTGACATGATTTATGGCAGCTGCATTTCTAATAGCCTCTCTTTTGTGGCCAGCATGAAGCtatcagttttatttcagtttgatttgGCTAATGTCTTGAGAAAGTCAGCAGAGGATTGATAAAAATTTGAGTGTTTTGCACACAGGCTAATGTTTGGAGGTTGTTTTAGTGCTTTGGGCTAAAAAgataatgttttaaatgaaaacagggGTTTTAATTTCTCAGGGGTACTAACATGACTTTGTCTTTACTATTTGCTAAGTAACATTTGCTTACAGCTCTTACAAGTGTGTGTTTTCCCCAGTCCTTAATGTTAAAAGATTTCTAAAGGACTATAATTTACTTAGAGTTGAAATCAGAGGCATTCTGCGTGATTTTAGGGCCCTATAAAATCTGACATTACCCTTTTAATCATGAAGGTGATGTGTTAAATAAACTTCAACTTTCTTGGTTTCACCACTTGGAAAGCTTTAGATTGGTTGTATTTGGAGCCATTTACAACAATGTATAACAAAGCAATTTATTCTAAATAAACTATTTGATCTACAAAAGTGTGGTAATGTAACTGTTGCCGGCAATACTAGTTGTTGTGATGCTGTGATCAaacaaagaatgttttcttACACAGTTGCAGTGAGAAAGGTGAATTGGTTGAAAGGTTCCTTTAATTGAGAATGTGGCTTTCTGAGATGATGAAATATCTGTAGTTCTAACTTAGGAATTGTGAGATTGTACTATTGAGCTCCGAACTCAGCCAAACTTACCCATCACCTGTGTAATTCTTCTGACTGTGAGACTGCTTGCTCATGAGTTTGCAGTTTAGCACTCTTTATAGTGCTTGAAAAATTTACATaataattttcctgattttttttatttgaaggatTTTGTGCAGTTGGCAAGTCAAAAAGTGGATCCTTCATTGGGCGTAAGGAAGGACAATTCCTTTCCTGAAACAGGATTAAAAGGCACACATCAGGAACTGATTAACCCCCATTATCTTACACCCAAAGAACTGAAACGTAAGAAAGAGTTTAAGTGCCCATTAACCAGAAAAAGTAGCAGCTTATGTAGTGAGGAAGGAGATGCGAGTAACTACCATGCATCTACTTGTCATATAGTCAGGACGATTTTAAGTGATTCCTCTACAGCCCCGAGTTCTGACGGACTGCCTGGCAGAGATGCACACAACTCCTTTGGCTGTGGATCTTTACTGATTACGGTTACGCAAGACTGCAGGGTCATCGAATCCCTCGATGGAAGGGACTTCCCAGCACTGAATGTAGTTCACACGCAGACAGTGTCTGATGAAGATGGTTGCAAAAAGCCAAAGGTTTATGAGACTGATGAATTCATCCATTATTTACTAAACTACTATCAGACACCACGCTACGCACGTGTTTGCTTAGAGCCAAAAAGCACGGTGAACAAGTCCTGGTGGAAGAGAGTGGTGTCTGATGATGATAGTGGCTTTGACATCTGCTTAAGTAACAAACATGGTGAACGCTTCAGAGGAGCGAGCCCTGTGCAAAACCTCAACAGGAGAAACTGTAGTAGCGATGGTAATTATAGACTGGTCATCACTATTGGGGAACTGGGGTCCACAGACACGGTGTTAGAAAACAAAGCCTATGGGGGTAGGCTTGCAAGAAGTTTGGAAGTGCAGAGGAATGACTCTCTCACTGCTGATAACTTACCACGTGCTGGACTGAATCATTCTTTGGATTGCACTGCTGTTACTCATGATAAGGAATTCAAACAAGAAGGTAGTGATGAAGGTACTGTACCATACGAAACATGCAGATCTGCTTGCAGGCTAAAGGATTTGTTGGAAGAGATGAGTGATTCAGAGTACTTTAGAGGGGCACGTAGCAGTTCGatgaagagaacagaaagaaggtGTGAAGAAATTTACAG
Proteins encoded in this window:
- the LOC102050440 gene encoding A-kinase anchor protein 17B isoform X3, with product MPEWEERKSLLAQRRVESVRLLTVLLNHVKDFVQLASQKVDPSLGVRKDNSFPETGLKGTHQELINPHYLTPKELKRKKEFKCPLTRKSSSLCSEEGDASNYHASTCHIVRTILSDSSTAPSSDGLPGRDAHNSFGCGSLLITVTQDCRVIESLDGRDFPALNVVHTQTVSDEDGCKKPKVYETDEFIHYLLNYYQTPRYARVCLEPKSTVNKSWWKRVVSDDDSGFDICLSNKHGERFRGASPVQNLNRRNCSSDEMDSCMQLESLRKIQRKYKKMFHKKVKFKTLHRTMAAPGVTPRDGSQLQGTIQSTGDDKKLMFRRDVDADVRGCSLFPLEIIQTNPCSDTFCGAEPRRGC
- the LOC102050440 gene encoding A-kinase anchor protein 17B isoform X2, which gives rise to MPEWEERKSLLAQRRVESVRLLTVLLNHVKDFVQLASQKVDPSLGVRKDNSFPETGLKGTHQELINPHYLTPKELKRKKEFKCPLTRKSSSLCSEEGDASNYHASTCHIVRTILSDSSTAPSSDGLPGRDAHNSFGCGSLLITVTQDCRVIESLDGRDFPALNVVHTQTVSDEDGCKKPKVYETDEFIHYLLNYYQTPRYARVCLEPKSTVNKSWWKRVVSDDDSGFDICLSNKHGERFRGASPVQNLNRRNCSSDGNYRLVITIGELGSTDTVLENKAYGGRLARSLEVQRNDSLTADNLPRAGLNHSLDCTAVTHDKEFKQEGSDEEMDSCMQLESLRKIQRKYKKMFHKKVKFKTLHRTMAAPGVTPRDGSQLQGTIQSTGDDKKLMFRRDVDADVRGCSLFPLEIIQTNPCSDTFCGAEPRRGC
- the LOC102050440 gene encoding A-kinase anchor protein 17B isoform X1, with the protein product MPEWEERKSLLAQRRVESVRLLTVLLNHVKDFVQLASQKVDPSLGVRKDNSFPETGLKGTHQELINPHYLTPKELKRKKEFKCPLTRKSSSLCSEEGDASNYHASTCHIVRTILSDSSTAPSSDGLPGRDAHNSFGCGSLLITVTQDCRVIESLDGRDFPALNVVHTQTVSDEDGCKKPKVYETDEFIHYLLNYYQTPRYARVCLEPKSTVNKSWWKRVVSDDDSGFDICLSNKHGERFRGASPVQNLNRRNCSSDGNYRLVITIGELGSTDTVLENKAYGGRLARSLEVQRNDSLTADNLPRAGLNHSLDCTAVTHDKEFKQEGSDEGTVPYETCRSACRLKDLLEEMSDSEYFRGARSSSMKRTERRCEEIYSNCGKGCLPARAGERKLLVYLKNVTLEGQEKENSKCSFCCNAVHEDLARECEHKFKKSCKRSSSKLRHEGQKSERQSGEEERSAHKMKKKPKKFSSNLLSDECGFSEMDSCMQLESLRKIQRKYKKMFHKKVKFKTLHRTMAAPGVTPRDGSQLQGTIQSTGDDKKLMFRRDVDADVRGCSLFPLEIIQTNPCSDTFCGAEPRRGC